In the Brucella anthropi ATCC 49188 genome, one interval contains:
- the fdxA gene encoding ferredoxin FdxA: MTYVVTDNCIRCKYTDCVEVCPVDCFYEGENMLVINPDECIDCGVCEPECPAEAISPDTEPGLDKWLELNTEYAAKWPNITAKKDALPEAKEMDGVAGKLEKYFSAEPGSGD, from the coding sequence ATGACGTATGTCGTGACCGATAATTGCATTCGCTGCAAATATACGGACTGCGTCGAGGTCTGTCCGGTCGATTGCTTCTACGAAGGCGAAAACATGCTCGTCATCAATCCCGACGAGTGCATCGACTGTGGCGTATGTGAACCGGAATGCCCTGCCGAGGCGATCAGCCCCGACACCGAGCCGGGCCTCGACAAGTGGTTGGAATTGAATACGGAATATGCGGCAAAATGGCCCAATATTACCGCGAAGAAAGATGCCCTGCCGGAAGCCAAGGAAATGGACGGTGTGGCTGGCAAACTGGAGAAGTATTTCTCCGCCGAGCCTGGTAGCGGTGACTAA
- a CDS encoding RNA polymerase factor sigma-32, which translates to MKQSSMSSSSAVPANRIPMVARSLPATAASSQSMIRSAMSAPYLEREEERALAIRWKELKDQDALHRITSAHMRLVISMAGRFRKFKLPMNDLIQEGYVGLLEAAARFDPEREVRFSTYASWWIRASMQDYILRNWSIVRGGTSSAQKALFFNLRRLRSKLAQSDDNMTKAEMYREISDQLGVSTSDVEIMDSRLSGPDSSLSAPVNNEESGAVRRMDFLVDDHPLQDEIAESSIDMERRNQWLNVALDTLNERELHIIRERRLDDDGVTLEALGEKLGISKERVRQIESRAMEKLKIALLSQHELAAYQA; encoded by the coding sequence ATGAAGCAGTCATCCATGAGCAGTTCTTCCGCAGTTCCAGCCAATCGCATACCTATGGTTGCGCGTAGCCTCCCAGCGACAGCAGCCTCTTCTCAGTCAATGATCCGCAGCGCAATGTCGGCTCCCTATCTTGAGCGCGAAGAGGAACGAGCCCTCGCCATTCGCTGGAAGGAACTGAAAGATCAGGACGCACTTCACCGCATAACATCCGCACATATGCGACTGGTCATTTCCATGGCCGGGCGCTTCCGCAAGTTCAAACTGCCGATGAACGATCTCATCCAGGAAGGCTATGTCGGCCTTCTTGAAGCTGCTGCCCGTTTTGACCCCGAACGGGAAGTGCGCTTCTCGACCTATGCATCGTGGTGGATTCGTGCGTCTATGCAGGATTATATCCTGCGTAACTGGTCCATCGTGCGCGGCGGAACAAGTTCGGCGCAAAAGGCGCTGTTCTTCAATCTGCGGCGGCTTCGTTCAAAATTGGCTCAGTCCGACGACAATATGACCAAGGCCGAGATGTATCGCGAAATTTCCGATCAGCTGGGCGTTTCGACAAGCGATGTCGAGATCATGGACAGCCGTCTTTCGGGGCCGGATAGCTCCTTGTCGGCACCAGTGAACAACGAGGAATCGGGTGCAGTGCGTCGCATGGATTTTCTGGTTGACGACCATCCCTTGCAGGATGAGATCGCCGAAAGTTCCATCGATATGGAACGTCGCAATCAATGGCTCAATGTTGCTCTCGATACGTTGAACGAGCGCGAATTGCACATTATTCGCGAGCGTCGCCTTGATGATGACGGCGTGACGCTCGAAGCGCTGGGCGAAAAGCTTGGTATTTCCAAGGAGCGGGTGCGACAGATCGAAAGCCGTGCGATGGAGAAGCTGAAGATTGCCTTGTTGAGCCAGCACGAACTGGCAGCCTATCAGGCGTAA
- a CDS encoding SDR family NAD(P)-dependent oxidoreductase: MGKLVSKVAVVTGGSSGIGFAIAQRFIKEGATVYIAGRRKAELEAAVNKLGRGATAIQADISDLGSLDRLFETVQNEEGGLDILVANAGVVELSSIRDASEDHFDKMFDINVKGTYFTVQGALPVMRDGGSIILLSTCMTSKGTPGYSVYNATKAAVRSLARSAAAELLANKIRVNTLSPGPIDTPIIESQVTTPEEAAAYRTNSAAYVPLGRLGRPEELASAALFLASDESSFSTGTDLVVDGGLTQI; this comes from the coding sequence ATGGGTAAGCTCGTTTCCAAAGTCGCCGTTGTCACAGGTGGTTCCAGCGGTATTGGATTTGCCATCGCACAGCGCTTTATCAAGGAAGGCGCGACTGTCTATATTGCTGGTCGTCGCAAGGCGGAACTTGAAGCCGCCGTAAATAAGCTGGGACGAGGTGCTACGGCAATTCAGGCCGACATATCCGATCTGGGTAGCTTGGATCGGCTATTTGAAACAGTCCAGAACGAGGAGGGTGGTCTCGATATTCTTGTCGCCAATGCCGGCGTTGTGGAATTGAGTTCGATCCGCGATGCTTCGGAAGATCACTTCGACAAGATGTTCGATATCAATGTGAAAGGTACATACTTCACCGTCCAGGGAGCTCTTCCCGTGATGCGTGACGGCGGTTCGATCATTCTTCTTTCTACATGTATGACAAGCAAGGGAACGCCGGGCTACAGCGTCTATAATGCTACGAAGGCGGCGGTGCGATCTCTCGCGCGTTCGGCGGCGGCGGAACTACTTGCAAACAAGATAAGGGTGAACACGCTAAGCCCTGGGCCGATAGACACTCCCATTATTGAGTCGCAGGTCACAACACCGGAGGAAGCAGCGGCGTATCGCACGAACAGTGCCGCTTATGTGCCGCTGGGACGTCTGGGACGCCCGGAAGAGCTGGCATCTGCAGCCCTTTTCCTTGCATCGGACGAAAGCAGCTTCTCGACGGGAACAGACCTTGTCGTCGACGGAGGATTGACGCAGATCTAA
- a CDS encoding CarD family transcriptional regulator, with protein sequence MSSQQKKSPVARGGFKAGEAIVYPAHGVGQIVTIEEQEVAGHKLELFVIDFEKDKMRLKVPVAKAASIGMRKLSETDYVERALKVVQGRARVKRTMWSRRAQEYDAKINSGDLISISEVVRDLFRAENQPEQSYSERQLYEAALDRMAREIAAVNKLSETEAVRLIEANLAKGPKRGKADAEADLDDDEVEAA encoded by the coding sequence ATGTCATCCCAGCAGAAAAAGTCTCCAGTAGCGCGTGGCGGTTTCAAGGCCGGTGAGGCCATCGTGTATCCGGCTCATGGCGTTGGTCAGATCGTCACTATTGAAGAGCAGGAAGTGGCAGGCCACAAGCTCGAGCTTTTCGTAATCGATTTCGAAAAAGACAAGATGCGCCTGAAGGTGCCGGTTGCCAAGGCCGCTTCCATCGGTATGCGCAAGCTGTCGGAGACCGACTATGTTGAACGTGCACTCAAGGTCGTACAGGGCCGCGCACGTGTGAAGCGTACCATGTGGTCGCGCCGCGCCCAGGAATATGATGCAAAGATCAATTCCGGCGATCTGATCTCGATCTCGGAAGTCGTTCGCGATCTTTTCCGCGCTGAGAACCAGCCGGAACAGTCTTATTCGGAACGCCAGCTTTATGAAGCTGCCCTTGATCGTATGGCGCGCGAAATCGCTGCCGTGAACAAGCTTTCGGAAACCGAAGCTGTTCGTCTGATCGAAGCGAATCTCGCCAAGGGACCGAAGCGCGGCAAAGCCGACGCTGAAGCAGACCTCGATGACGATGAAGTTGAAGCGGCATAA
- a CDS encoding LysR family transcriptional regulator, with the protein MDHWNEVRMFLAVAQGGTVRAAADALDVNHATIIRGISRLEETLETKLFDRLASGYRLTDAGSDIVELAGQMATASSQIEARIFGRDQRVSGPLRFTLPISMATDLLMPSLADFKAAYPDIGLEIVGSTSMINLVNREADVALRVVVGGKTPPDNLYGTRLCQFHMAFYIHRNLMTQPSPASATWLLGPNEHVPSDWESATGIKMAANPVRFAEIGSQFQATRAGMGISFLPCFLGDSEPKLIRVPGTASSCVGDIWLLTHSDTRQTRRVRLLCDHVRRAIQGFVGLLNGQTIS; encoded by the coding sequence ATGGATCACTGGAATGAGGTTCGCATGTTTCTCGCGGTCGCTCAGGGCGGCACGGTTCGCGCTGCAGCAGATGCGTTGGACGTCAATCATGCCACGATCATACGTGGTATCAGTCGGCTGGAAGAAACACTGGAAACAAAACTGTTCGACAGGCTGGCATCCGGATACCGGCTTACGGATGCGGGAAGCGACATTGTTGAACTCGCAGGACAGATGGCGACAGCCTCATCCCAGATCGAGGCTCGGATTTTTGGGCGGGATCAGCGTGTCTCCGGGCCTCTGAGGTTCACGCTCCCGATTTCAATGGCGACTGACCTGCTGATGCCATCCCTCGCAGATTTCAAGGCCGCCTATCCAGACATTGGGCTGGAAATCGTGGGCTCGACGTCAATGATTAATCTCGTCAACCGCGAAGCTGATGTCGCTTTGCGTGTGGTCGTTGGCGGGAAGACGCCACCCGACAATTTATACGGAACAAGACTCTGCCAATTCCATATGGCATTCTACATTCATCGAAATCTGATGACACAACCGTCACCAGCTTCCGCAACCTGGTTGCTGGGACCAAACGAACATGTTCCATCAGATTGGGAGTCAGCGACCGGGATTAAAATGGCTGCAAATCCGGTCCGCTTTGCGGAGATAGGATCACAGTTTCAAGCAACGCGGGCTGGGATGGGCATCTCGTTTCTCCCATGCTTTCTTGGCGATAGCGAACCGAAACTCATCCGCGTACCCGGAACTGCCAGTTCCTGTGTAGGCGATATCTGGCTACTGACCCATAGCGATACCCGACAAACAAGGCGCGTCCGCCTGCTATGCGATCACGTGCGAAGGGCAATACAGGGATTTGTGGGGCTATTGAATGGCCAAACAATATCTTAG